In Gemmatimonadales bacterium, the following proteins share a genomic window:
- a CDS encoding exo-alpha-sialidase encodes MSGVRVLVGTRKGAFVLTSDGTRDRWDVSGPYFAGFEIYHVKGSPADPNRLYASQTSGWFGQLLQRSDDGGTTWEPVGNEFAYDGVPGTHQWYDGTQHPWEFKRVWHLEPSLSDPDTVYAGVEDAALFRTVDGGRSWQELAGLRGHPSGPRWMPGAGGMGLHTILLDPTHPGRIFIAISAAGVFRSDDAGATWRPVNQGLRSQYIPDPNADVGHCVHRIAMHPSRPGVLFMQKHWDVMRSDDAGESWQEVSGNLPTDFGFPIDVHAHEPETIYVVPIKSDSEHYPPEAKLRVYRSRTGGNEWEALTQGLPQKDCYVNVLRDAMAVDSLDPCGVYFGTTGGQVYASANAGDSWAPIVRDLPAVLSVEVQTLA; translated from the coding sequence ATGAGCGGCGTACGGGTATTGGTCGGTACACGGAAGGGCGCATTTGTCTTGACCTCGGACGGAACCCGTGATCGGTGGGACGTGAGCGGACCCTATTTCGCCGGATTCGAGATCTACCACGTCAAGGGGTCGCCCGCCGATCCGAATCGGCTGTACGCCTCTCAGACCAGTGGCTGGTTCGGGCAGCTGCTCCAGCGCTCGGACGACGGCGGGACGACCTGGGAGCCGGTGGGCAACGAGTTTGCCTACGACGGCGTTCCCGGCACCCACCAATGGTACGATGGCACCCAGCATCCCTGGGAGTTCAAGCGAGTCTGGCATCTCGAGCCGTCGTTGAGCGATCCGGACACGGTCTATGCCGGCGTGGAAGACGCCGCGTTGTTCCGCACGGTCGACGGCGGGCGGAGTTGGCAGGAGCTGGCCGGGCTCCGGGGCCATCCCTCGGGACCTCGCTGGATGCCCGGCGCGGGTGGCATGGGGCTGCACACCATCTTGCTGGATCCAACCCATCCTGGCCGGATATTCATTGCCATCTCGGCGGCCGGGGTGTTCCGCAGCGATGACGCCGGCGCCACCTGGCGGCCGGTCAATCAGGGCTTGCGGTCGCAGTACATTCCCGATCCGAACGCCGATGTCGGCCATTGTGTCCACCGGATCGCCATGCATCCGTCACGACCAGGCGTGCTGTTCATGCAGAAGCACTGGGACGTGATGCGGAGCGACGACGCCGGCGAGTCGTGGCAGGAGGTGAGCGGCAACCTGCCCACCGACTTCGGGTTCCCCATCGACGTGCACGCCCACGAGCCCGAGACTATCTACGTCGTCCCCATCAAGAGCGACTCCGAGCACTATCCGCCGGAGGCCAAGCTGCGGGTCTACCGGAGTCGTACCGGCGGGAACGAATGGGAGGCGCTCACCCAGGGTCTCCCACAGAAGGACTGTTACGTCAACGTGCTGCGCGACGCGATGGCGGTCGATTCGCTCGATCCCTGCGGCGTCTATTTCGGCACCACCGGCGGGCAGGTCTACGCCTCGGCCAACGCGGGCGATAGCTGGGCACCCATCGTACGGGATCTTCCGGCCGTGCTGTCGGTCGAGGTCCAGACACTGGCATGA
- a CDS encoding serine/threonine-protein kinase, which yields MSTDNLVGRTVAGYHLAEYIGEGGTATVYRAEHPQRGTAAVKILRPKLAQDPVAVKRFLREAEYGARVKHPSIVQTYDFGATDGLHYLALEWAPGEPLAKFSSRSGRLAPTLVATIVEQLTAALAASHKAGIIHRDLKPENIMYDPATQSAKLLDFGIARDAELSPEERLTRAGFFVGSLQYVAPETLSGELVNEQADVYSLATITYHLLTEAFPLTGRSPRELFQQLLSQPPLPLNQAVKGLKFAPAIEAAVMRGLERDLSKRSKTVDEFAREFCTAVRQEGSKKGGFLASLFRKGGD from the coding sequence ATGAGCACAGATAATCTGGTCGGCCGCACGGTGGCGGGATACCACCTCGCAGAGTACATCGGCGAGGGTGGCACCGCTACGGTCTATCGGGCCGAGCATCCGCAACGCGGAACCGCGGCGGTGAAGATCCTGCGGCCGAAGCTGGCGCAGGATCCGGTGGCCGTGAAGCGCTTCCTGCGCGAGGCCGAATACGGCGCCCGGGTCAAGCACCCGTCCATCGTGCAGACCTACGACTTCGGGGCCACCGACGGATTGCACTATCTGGCGCTGGAATGGGCGCCGGGGGAGCCACTAGCCAAGTTCTCCAGCCGCTCAGGGCGACTGGCACCCACGCTGGTGGCTACCATCGTGGAGCAACTCACGGCGGCCCTGGCGGCGTCGCATAAGGCCGGGATCATCCATCGCGATCTCAAGCCGGAAAACATCATGTATGACCCGGCGACGCAGAGCGCCAAGCTGCTGGACTTCGGGATCGCTCGGGACGCGGAGCTCAGCCCAGAGGAGCGGCTCACCCGGGCTGGCTTCTTCGTGGGCTCGCTCCAGTACGTGGCGCCGGAGACGCTGAGCGGCGAGCTGGTGAACGAGCAGGCAGATGTCTACAGCCTCGCGACGATCACCTACCATCTGCTGACGGAGGCGTTCCCGTTGACGGGCCGGAGCCCGAGAGAGTTGTTCCAGCAACTACTCTCTCAACCGCCTTTGCCACTCAACCAAGCGGTGAAGGGGCTCAAGTTCGCGCCGGCAATCGAGGCGGCGGTGATGCGTGGGTTGGAGCGCGATCTCTCCAAACGTTCCAAGACAGTGGACGAGTTCGCGCGGGAGTTCTGCACGGCGGTACGGCAGGAGGGCTCCAAGAAGGGCGGCTTCCTGGCGTCGCTCTTCCGCAAGGGCGGCGATTGA
- a CDS encoding GWxTD domain-containing protein, producing the protein MRRLVFSAVFLSAALGCGNWKRVGTQAAPAPSDQLTALLNTAQFYQRLGRLAAGDPLPFVGTVAFAAAPADSVIAVLGLSLENRALAFQREGNVFVARYRVAISFQRPGTRSVDLTREEIVRVPTFQETQRADESVLFQQVLRMTPGTYKVSVALRDASSTSESRATGDFTAPAFATGSISAPILVYQATGRGSLADPLSLVLNPRGAVGYGSDTLLAYIEGYQFTAPTTVPFEVHDEQQKVVYSDSLHFRGGRSVESQVVRVAPDSISLGELRLVVGSGQGERTTSALVSFTQAWIVTNFDEMLDLLRYFGQDEKLNAMRKAPPSERSRLWREFYTSTDPNTATPENEALNVYFSRVSAANARFTDEGVPGWRTDRGEVLINLGQPDDIIENTPGTADRRVIRWGYTNYRLELYFQDETGFGRVRLTPGSRAEYERVLTRLRRNQT; encoded by the coding sequence ATGCGTCGGCTCGTGTTCTCGGCAGTGTTCCTGAGCGCCGCCCTCGGGTGCGGCAATTGGAAGCGGGTCGGCACCCAGGCCGCCCCCGCGCCCTCCGACCAGCTCACCGCGCTCCTCAACACCGCGCAATTCTATCAACGGCTCGGACGCCTCGCCGCGGGCGACCCGCTCCCATTCGTCGGTACCGTTGCGTTCGCCGCGGCGCCCGCCGACTCTGTCATCGCCGTGCTCGGCCTGTCTCTGGAGAATCGCGCGTTGGCCTTCCAGCGGGAAGGCAACGTCTTCGTCGCCCGGTACCGCGTCGCCATCTCCTTTCAGCGGCCAGGCACTCGCTCGGTCGATCTGACGCGAGAAGAGATCGTCCGGGTGCCGACCTTCCAGGAGACCCAGCGCGCCGACGAGAGCGTGTTGTTCCAGCAGGTGCTCAGGATGACGCCCGGCACCTACAAGGTCAGCGTGGCTCTGCGCGATGCCAGCTCCACGTCCGAGAGCCGGGCCACCGGAGATTTCACCGCGCCGGCCTTCGCGACCGGCAGCATCTCCGCGCCCATCCTGGTGTACCAGGCGACGGGGCGGGGAAGCCTGGCCGATCCGCTCTCCCTGGTGCTCAACCCGCGGGGAGCGGTCGGGTACGGCAGCGACACCCTCTTGGCATACATCGAGGGGTACCAGTTCACGGCGCCTACCACCGTGCCGTTCGAGGTGCACGACGAGCAGCAGAAAGTGGTCTACTCCGACTCACTCCACTTCCGCGGTGGCCGCTCGGTCGAGAGCCAGGTCGTGCGGGTGGCGCCCGACAGCATCTCGCTCGGCGAGCTCCGGCTGGTGGTGGGAAGCGGGCAGGGGGAGCGCACTACTTCGGCCCTGGTGTCGTTCACCCAGGCCTGGATCGTGACCAACTTCGACGAGATGCTCGACCTGCTGCGCTACTTCGGACAGGACGAGAAGCTCAACGCCATGCGGAAGGCGCCGCCCTCCGAGCGCTCCCGGCTCTGGCGGGAGTTCTACACTTCCACCGATCCCAACACCGCCACTCCCGAGAACGAGGCGCTCAATGTCTACTTCAGCCGGGTGAGCGCCGCCAACGCCCGCTTCACGGATGAGGGGGTCCCCGGCTGGCGCACCGACCGGGGTGAGGTCCTCATCAACCTCGGCCAGCCCGACGATATCATCGAGAACACCCCTGGCACCGCCGACCGGCGAGTGATCCGCTGGGGCTATACCAACTACCGGCTGGAGCTCTACTTCCAGGACGAGACCGGGTTCGGCCGGGTCCGCCTGACGCCCGGCTCCCGGGCCGAATACGAGCGGGTGCTGACCCGGCTCCGGCGAAACCAGACATAG
- a CDS encoding YceI family protein — protein sequence MQSLRMMVLLFAAWSPIATADLAAQRPIPSGSIKEGVLSFDGRATVGSFTGRTTTITGELTGGADLSAVKGWVEAPVTTLVTGNGKRDKDLNKSMESEKYPTIRYDLDAVVPGEVRGDIAAVTLDGYFQIHGVRQHVAIPATVTFLPDGVRVQGKIPISLKSYKIGGLTKMMGMLKMYDEILTHVDLTFGSGNLPSAHAEAGTARSSD from the coding sequence ATGCAATCGTTGCGCATGATGGTGCTGCTGTTCGCCGCCTGGAGCCCGATCGCGACCGCCGACTTGGCCGCGCAGCGCCCCATACCCAGCGGCAGCATCAAGGAAGGCGTCCTGAGCTTCGATGGCCGGGCGACCGTGGGCTCCTTCACCGGCAGGACCACCACGATCACCGGCGAGCTGACCGGCGGCGCGGACCTGTCGGCGGTGAAAGGCTGGGTCGAGGCGCCGGTCACTACCCTGGTCACCGGCAATGGAAAGCGGGACAAGGACCTTAACAAGTCGATGGAATCGGAGAAGTACCCGACCATCCGGTATGACCTCGACGCGGTGGTTCCGGGGGAGGTGCGGGGCGATATCGCAGCGGTCACCCTCGACGGGTACTTCCAGATCCACGGCGTGCGGCAGCACGTGGCCATCCCGGCGACGGTGACCTTCCTGCCCGACGGCGTCCGGGTGCAGGGCAAGATCCCCATCAGTCTCAAGAGCTACAAGATCGGCGGCCTGACCAAGATGATGGGCATGCTCAAGATGTACGACGAGATCCTGACGCATGTGGATCTCACCTTCGGCTCCGGCAACCTGCCCAGCGCGCACGCTGAAGCGGGGACAGCCAGGAGCTCGGACTGA
- a CDS encoding class I SAM-dependent methyltransferase — translation MIPELPRLYDDLAGWWPLLSPPSDYEAEAADLLLRLDTAPDARPATLLELGAGGGSLAYHLKRHFRLTLTDRAPAMLAVSRALNPECEHLLSDMRSLRLAREFDVVLIHDAIMYATEPADVQATLDTAARHCRPGGTVAVIPDHVRETFAPGSDHGGHDAVDGRGLRYLEWSWDPDPADDTYLVDYAFLLRAADGTVTAAYDRHVEGLFAHAQWLQWLADAGLAARSSVDLFGREIFLGTRR, via the coding sequence ATGATACCCGAGCTGCCCCGCCTGTACGACGATCTCGCCGGCTGGTGGCCACTGCTCTCGCCGCCCAGCGACTACGAGGCGGAAGCGGCCGACCTGCTCCTCCGCCTGGACACAGCCCCGGACGCACGGCCGGCCACCTTGCTCGAGCTCGGCGCAGGCGGGGGAAGCCTGGCCTATCACCTCAAGCGCCACTTCCGGCTGACCCTGACCGACCGGGCACCGGCCATGCTGGCGGTGAGCCGGGCGCTCAATCCCGAATGCGAGCATCTGCTGAGCGACATGCGATCGCTCCGGCTTGCCCGGGAGTTCGACGTGGTGCTCATCCACGATGCGATCATGTACGCCACCGAGCCCGCGGACGTTCAGGCAACGCTGGACACCGCGGCGCGACATTGCCGCCCCGGAGGCACGGTGGCCGTCATCCCCGACCATGTGCGGGAAACCTTCGCTCCGGGATCGGACCACGGGGGCCACGACGCCGTGGACGGGCGAGGGCTCCGTTATCTGGAGTGGTCGTGGGACCCCGATCCGGCGGACGACACCTATCTCGTCGACTACGCCTTCCTGCTCCGGGCCGCCGATGGGACGGTCACCGCGGCGTACGACCGGCACGTGGAGGGCCTCTTCGCGCACGCCCAATGGCTTCAGTGGCTGGCCGACGCCGGGCTGGCCGCGCGCAGCTCGGTCGACCTGTTCGGACGGGAGATCTTCCTCGGCACCCGGCGGTAA
- a CDS encoding MoaD/ThiS family protein produces the protein MIRVTLPYHLRTLAQVGDEVRLEVPGAVTLGAVLDALEASYPMLRGTIRDHGTHRRRPFLRFFACEQDLSLEPPDASLPDAVASGAEPLMVVGAVAGG, from the coding sequence ATGATCCGGGTGACGCTTCCCTACCATCTGCGGACCCTGGCGCAGGTCGGTGACGAAGTACGATTGGAGGTTCCGGGTGCGGTCACGCTTGGCGCCGTGCTCGACGCGCTCGAGGCGAGCTATCCCATGCTGCGCGGCACGATTCGCGATCATGGCACCCACCGGAGGAGGCCTTTTCTGCGCTTCTTCGCTTGCGAGCAGGATCTCTCCCTGGAGCCGCCGGACGCGTCGCTGCCCGATGCGGTCGCCTCGGGGGCGGAGCCGTTGATGGTCGTGGGAGCGGTGGCCGGCGGCTAG
- a CDS encoding class I SAM-dependent methyltransferase, which produces MAADLASAGDTVPHGSINLYDNVYADFASSAEAAVRQETYGEDLGQSSWLTAREWLGFADQLGIGAGSEVLEVGSGSGGPAVYLALARGCHITGVDINEHGVRNAIGLADSRGIAARAHFQSVDASRPLPFPEDRFDAIVSNDAMCHIGGRLATLRDWYRVLRPGGRALFTDAMVLTGIVSHEELATRSSIGFYLLVPPGENVKLLRQAGFVIRNTEDVTANAAEVAERWHDARDRHQEALVAREGQATFAGLQRFLRCVHTLSVEHRLSRFAYLAEKPT; this is translated from the coding sequence ATGGCAGCTGATCTCGCGTCCGCTGGAGATACCGTGCCCCACGGCTCGATCAATCTGTACGACAACGTGTATGCTGATTTCGCCAGCAGCGCCGAGGCGGCGGTCCGCCAGGAAACCTATGGAGAGGACCTCGGCCAGAGCAGCTGGTTGACCGCCCGGGAGTGGCTCGGATTCGCGGACCAGCTCGGGATTGGGGCCGGGTCGGAGGTCCTGGAGGTTGGCAGCGGATCGGGGGGTCCAGCGGTCTACCTGGCCCTTGCGCGCGGCTGCCACATCACAGGAGTCGATATCAACGAGCACGGGGTTCGGAACGCCATCGGGCTCGCCGATTCTCGCGGCATCGCGGCACGGGCCCACTTCCAATCGGTGGATGCCAGCCGCCCGTTGCCCTTTCCCGAGGACCGGTTCGACGCGATCGTCTCCAACGACGCGATGTGCCACATCGGTGGACGCCTCGCCACGCTTCGCGACTGGTACCGGGTGTTGCGCCCCGGTGGGCGCGCTCTCTTTACCGACGCGATGGTGCTCACCGGAATCGTATCCCATGAGGAGCTGGCCACCCGGAGCTCGATCGGCTTCTACCTCCTCGTTCCTCCGGGGGAGAACGTAAAGCTGCTGCGCCAGGCCGGCTTCGTCATCCGGAACACGGAGGACGTGACCGCCAATGCCGCCGAGGTGGCCGAGCGCTGGCACGATGCGCGAGACCGACACCAGGAGGCGCTGGTGGCCAGAGAAGGACAAGCCACCTTCGCTGGTCTGCAGCGGTTTCTGCGGTGCGTGCACACCCTGTCCGTCGAACACCGCCTCTCGCGGTTCGCCTACCTGGCCGAGAAGCCCACCTAG
- the pyrE gene encoding orotate phosphoribosyltransferase, whose amino-acid sequence MTDEDALRRLLLARSVRHGDFVLSSGQRSSYYIDCRLSTMSAEGMVLIGRMGLAAIRRAGWAPKAVGGLTMGADPVAYAIAAASHGTDLEVDAFSVRKEPKAHGMGQQIEGNFRAGDRVVIVEDTITTGGSARRAIEAVEAAGGKVVGVLAVVDREEGGREVLERAGREVVAITTASGLALR is encoded by the coding sequence TTGACCGACGAAGATGCGCTCCGGCGCCTGCTCCTCGCGCGGTCGGTACGGCATGGCGATTTCGTTCTCTCCTCTGGGCAACGCTCTTCCTATTACATAGACTGCCGGCTCAGCACGATGAGCGCCGAGGGGATGGTGCTGATCGGTCGGATGGGGCTGGCGGCGATCCGGCGCGCGGGGTGGGCTCCCAAGGCCGTGGGCGGGCTGACAATGGGCGCCGACCCGGTGGCGTACGCCATCGCGGCGGCGAGCCATGGGACGGACCTCGAAGTCGATGCATTCAGTGTGCGGAAGGAGCCGAAGGCGCACGGGATGGGGCAGCAGATCGAAGGCAACTTCAGGGCAGGGGACCGAGTCGTGATCGTGGAGGATACGATCACGACGGGAGGGTCGGCACGGCGGGCGATCGAGGCGGTGGAAGCTGCTGGGGGGAAGGTAGTTGGGGTGTTGGCGGTGGTGGATAGAGAGGAGGGGGGGAGGGAAGTGTTGGAGCGCGCTGGCAGGGAGGTGGTAGCCATTACTACTGCTAGTGGATTAGCGCTACGTTAG
- a CDS encoding DUF899 family protein, producing the protein MPKTMEKPLHSVRFPGETPEYRSARDRLLKAELDLRKQVEEVIALRRRLPLGGPLKQDYVFDEDDGKPVPFSELFRPGKDSLLIYNFMFGPEMKHACPSCTSILDGLDGSALHVLDRINFAVVAKSPIEGIRSFARERGWRNLRLLSSAHNSYNLDYHGETAEGDQLPALNVFVRRDGRIHHFYSTELLYIPWPRGEEPRHVDSIWPVWSLLDVTPEGRGTDWNPRLSYAAG; encoded by the coding sequence ATGCCGAAGACGATGGAGAAGCCGTTGCACTCGGTGCGGTTCCCGGGTGAGACCCCGGAGTATCGATCGGCCCGGGACCGGCTGCTGAAGGCGGAGCTGGACCTCAGAAAGCAGGTGGAAGAGGTCATCGCGCTGCGGCGCCGCCTGCCGTTGGGTGGACCACTCAAGCAGGATTATGTCTTCGACGAGGACGATGGCAAGCCGGTGCCTTTCTCCGAGTTGTTCCGCCCCGGCAAGGACAGCCTCCTGATCTACAACTTCATGTTCGGACCGGAGATGAAGCACGCGTGTCCGTCGTGCACGTCGATTCTGGACGGGCTCGACGGCAGTGCCCTTCACGTGCTGGACCGGATCAACTTCGCCGTGGTGGCCAAGTCACCGATCGAGGGGATCCGGTCGTTCGCTCGGGAGCGGGGATGGCGCAATCTCCGGCTGCTCTCCTCCGCCCACAACAGCTACAACCTGGACTACCACGGCGAGACGGCGGAGGGCGACCAGCTTCCCGCGCTCAACGTTTTCGTGCGCCGCGACGGTCGGATCCATCACTTCTACAGCACCGAGCTGCTCTACATCCCATGGCCGCGTGGCGAAGAACCCCGGCACGTGGACTCGATCTGGCCGGTCTGGAGCCTGCTCGATGTGACGCCGGAAGGGCGGGGAACCGACTGGAACCCCCGGTTGAGCTACGCTGCCGGCTGA
- a CDS encoding protein kinase, which translates to MDRQIGMGGMATVYLAEDVKHRRKVAVKVLRPELAATLGNDRFFREIEIAAQLQHPHILPLLDSGEAGGFLYYVMPFVDGESLRERLAHHGELPIPEAIRILVEVADALAHAHRRGVVHRDMKPDNVMLAERHALITDFGVAKAVSEATGRQQMTTAGVALGTPAYMAPEQAAADPNVDHRADIYAVGAMAYEMLTGRPPFTGMSSQEILAAHVTQAPQPLTSLRPACPPALSAVIMKCLEKRPADRWQTAEALLAQLEPLAMSSGGITPTQTQPTTAVRPDHRYGHPLRVGGLFLLVSAAVLGLVYFLTIQLGLPNWVLGGAGLLLLLGLPIMIGTGIVERRRAVGRTRGMLTATGEQGLERHVTWRRAALGGAAAFGVLTTGTVIYTAMRLLGIGPVGTLVASGKLAPRDKLIVADFASHAADSTLSQSVTEAFRIDIAQSPVVSVLGSSTVGDALARMNRDSRQPLDAAAAREVALREGAKAVVVGEISPIGKGLVLSAKLVAAVDGAELAAVRETANDEGQILPAIDRLSKRVRERIGESLKSIRANEPLEQVTTRSLEALRLYSEGARASDNGESDRAITLLQQAIALDTSFAMAWRKLAVALGNAGGSKAQRVAATTRAYEHRDRLTEIERYQTTAYYFDEVNFDPDKVISAYRAILELKPDDPIAPNNLSYVLSRRRRWAEAEPIARRYIEEQGGTGNIYGQLIQAQLGQGKFKEARASLAEFARHDSASIFLHRVGVGVFASLGQYDSARAELRRFAALSHDPSDQSAVALAGSAIALTQGRLAESEQAMRDFMAAGERRGLPNDYLKGAADLARARAVYRGDQAGAVHLLDQALAHYPLASMPALDRPYPEVAIAYAVAGQATKARALLKEYDALVPVGQRRGEPFGGTATGYVALAEGRPQDAVAAFRLAWDNSGCTNCTLADQGRAYDLARQPDSALAVYQRAADNPRGLQSITGDQWDLAHSYQRLGELYEGKGQKHKALEYYGRFIRLWQDADAELQPQVKEVKQRMAALAGETGAR; encoded by the coding sequence ATCGACCGCCAGATCGGGATGGGCGGAATGGCCACGGTGTACCTCGCAGAGGACGTGAAGCACCGTCGAAAGGTCGCGGTAAAGGTGCTCCGGCCCGAGCTGGCCGCGACCTTAGGCAACGATCGGTTCTTCCGCGAGATCGAGATCGCCGCGCAACTGCAGCATCCCCACATCCTGCCCCTGCTCGACTCCGGCGAGGCCGGCGGGTTCCTCTATTACGTCATGCCGTTCGTGGATGGCGAGTCGCTGCGCGAGCGGCTGGCCCACCACGGCGAGCTGCCGATCCCCGAGGCCATCAGGATCCTGGTGGAGGTCGCGGACGCCCTGGCGCATGCTCACCGGCGCGGGGTGGTGCACCGGGACATGAAGCCCGACAACGTCATGCTGGCCGAACGCCACGCCTTGATCACCGACTTCGGAGTGGCCAAGGCCGTGAGCGAGGCCACCGGCCGGCAGCAGATGACCACCGCTGGCGTCGCGCTGGGCACGCCGGCCTACATGGCACCGGAGCAGGCGGCGGCGGATCCCAACGTCGATCATCGGGCCGACATCTACGCCGTCGGGGCGATGGCCTACGAGATGCTGACCGGCCGACCGCCGTTCACCGGCATGAGCAGCCAGGAGATCCTGGCCGCCCACGTGACCCAGGCTCCGCAGCCGCTGACTTCCCTCCGCCCGGCCTGCCCGCCGGCGCTCTCCGCCGTGATCATGAAGTGCCTCGAGAAGCGCCCAGCCGACCGGTGGCAGACCGCCGAGGCGCTGCTGGCGCAACTGGAGCCGCTGGCGATGTCGAGCGGCGGGATCACCCCAACCCAGACGCAGCCGACCACAGCGGTTCGTCCCGACCACCGATACGGTCATCCGCTCCGGGTCGGAGGCCTGTTCCTGCTGGTGTCGGCCGCGGTGCTGGGCCTCGTGTACTTCCTGACCATTCAGCTCGGCCTACCCAATTGGGTGCTGGGAGGAGCCGGGCTGCTGTTGCTGCTCGGTCTCCCCATTATGATCGGCACGGGCATTGTCGAGCGCCGCCGGGCGGTGGGTCGGACTAGGGGGATGCTCACGGCCACCGGTGAGCAGGGTCTCGAGCGCCACGTCACCTGGCGGAGAGCCGCGCTGGGTGGTGCCGCCGCTTTCGGGGTGCTGACGACCGGCACAGTGATCTACACCGCCATGCGGCTCCTCGGTATCGGCCCCGTGGGGACCCTGGTGGCGTCCGGCAAGCTGGCGCCCAGGGACAAGCTCATCGTGGCCGATTTCGCCAGCCATGCCGCAGACTCGACGCTGAGCCAATCGGTGACCGAGGCGTTCCGGATCGATATCGCCCAGTCGCCGGTAGTCAGCGTGCTGGGGAGCTCGACAGTCGGCGATGCGCTGGCCCGGATGAACCGGGACTCCCGGCAGCCGCTCGACGCGGCCGCCGCGCGCGAAGTGGCGTTGCGGGAGGGCGCCAAGGCCGTCGTGGTGGGAGAGATCAGTCCCATCGGCAAGGGCCTGGTACTCTCGGCCAAACTGGTGGCGGCCGTGGATGGAGCCGAGCTGGCGGCGGTGCGGGAGACGGCCAACGACGAAGGGCAAATCCTCCCGGCGATCGATCGGCTGAGCAAGCGGGTCCGGGAGCGGATCGGCGAGTCGCTCAAGAGTATTCGCGCCAACGAGCCGCTGGAGCAGGTGACGACCAGGTCGCTGGAGGCGTTGCGGCTCTATTCCGAGGGCGCCCGGGCCAGCGACAACGGCGAGTCGGACCGGGCCATCACCCTGCTGCAGCAGGCAATCGCGCTGGATACAAGCTTTGCCATGGCCTGGCGGAAGCTGGCGGTGGCGCTGGGTAATGCAGGCGGCAGTAAGGCCCAGCGGGTGGCCGCGACGACGAGGGCGTACGAGCACCGCGATCGACTGACCGAGATCGAGCGCTACCAGACCACCGCGTACTACTTCGACGAGGTGAATTTCGACCCGGACAAGGTGATCAGTGCGTATCGGGCCATTCTCGAGCTCAAGCCGGACGATCCGATCGCCCCCAACAACCTGTCTTACGTGCTCAGCAGGCGCCGGCGCTGGGCCGAGGCCGAGCCGATCGCCAGGCGGTACATCGAGGAGCAGGGGGGCACGGGCAACATCTACGGCCAGTTGATTCAAGCCCAACTAGGCCAGGGCAAGTTCAAGGAGGCGCGAGCCTCGCTGGCGGAGTTTGCCCGCCATGATTCGGCCAGCATTTTCCTGCACCGAGTGGGCGTCGGCGTCTTCGCGTCACTCGGCCAATACGACAGCGCGCGCGCCGAGCTGCGGCGGTTTGCGGCCCTGTCTCATGATCCGTCGGACCAGTCCGCCGTGGCCCTGGCCGGAAGCGCCATCGCGCTGACCCAGGGGCGGCTGGCCGAGTCCGAACAGGCGATGCGGGATTTCATGGCGGCGGGAGAGCGACGGGGACTGCCGAACGACTATCTCAAGGGCGCAGCCGACTTGGCCAGGGCCCGGGCGGTTTACCGGGGTGATCAGGCCGGCGCCGTCCACCTGCTCGATCAGGCACTGGCCCATTACCCACTGGCGAGCATGCCCGCCCTTGATCGGCCTTATCCAGAGGTCGCGATAGCCTATGCCGTGGCCGGCCAAGCAACCAAGGCTCGGGCACTGCTCAAGGAGTACGATGCGCTGGTGCCGGTCGGGCAGCGCCGGGGGGAACCGTTCGGAGGTACTGCCACCGGCTATGTCGCGCTGGCCGAAGGACGGCCACAGGATGCGGTGGCAGCATTCCGGCTGGCCTGGGATAACTCCGGCTGCACCAACTGCACCCTGGCGGACCAGGGCCGGGCCTACGATCTGGCCCGCCAGCCCGACTCGGCGCTGGCGGTCTATCAGCGTGCGGCCGACAACCCGAGGGGTTTGCAGTCAATTACAGGAGACCAGTGGGACCTGGCCCACTCCTACCAGCGGCTGGGCGAGCTGTACGAAGGCAAAGGGCAGAAGCACAAGGCGCTGGAGTACTACGGCCGTTTCATCCGGCTCTGGCAGGACGCCGATGCCGAACTGCAGCCCCAGGTGAAAGAGGTGAAGCAGCGGATGGCCGCCTTGGCGGGTGAAACCGGAGCCCGCTGA